The following proteins come from a genomic window of Corallococcus sp. NCRR:
- a CDS encoding amidase, translating to MTKKTAASDVNPGFSRRTLLGAAAAVTGALAARDARAQAPSAAAPGTFALEEVTVAELRAGLESGKHTARGLTEAYLARIRELDRTGDLPLCSVIELNPDALTQADALDAERKAKGSRGPLHGIPVLIKDNIATADKMQTTAGSLALVGAVPSRDAFIVERLRAAGAVLLGKTNLSEWANFRSTHSMSGWSGRGGLCRNPYALDRTPSGSSSGSGAATAANFCAVSVGTETDGSIVSPASACSLVGLKPTVGLVSRAGIIPISSTQDTAGPMTRTVADAAVLLGVLAGEDPRDAATTASRGHAHPDYTKFLDPKGLAGARIGVPRERFFGYHPATDAIAERALEVMKAQGAVLVDLVALPNAAKLDAPEMEVLLYEFKAGLEAWLAQLGEGAPVRTLADLIAFNEKNREREMPYFGQELLLQAQKKGPLTDAAYKKALAACRRYSRAEGVDAVMNKHKLDALVAPTQAPAGPIDLVLGDHWLGSSSTPAAVSGYPSITVPAGDVHGLPVGVSFIGRAWSEPVLLKLAYAYEQASHARRKPGFARSLNPRGG from the coding sequence ATGACGAAGAAGACGGCTGCTTCCGACGTGAACCCTGGCTTCTCCCGCCGCACGCTCCTCGGGGCCGCGGCGGCCGTGACGGGGGCGCTGGCCGCGCGGGATGCGCGTGCCCAGGCGCCTTCCGCCGCCGCGCCAGGGACCTTCGCGCTCGAAGAGGTGACGGTCGCGGAGCTGCGGGCAGGCCTGGAGTCTGGCAAGCACACCGCGCGCGGGCTGACGGAGGCCTACCTCGCGCGCATCCGGGAACTCGACCGCACCGGGGACCTGCCACTGTGCTCCGTCATCGAGCTCAACCCCGACGCGCTCACGCAGGCCGACGCGCTGGACGCCGAGCGCAAGGCGAAGGGCTCACGCGGGCCGCTGCACGGCATCCCCGTGCTCATCAAGGACAACATCGCCACGGCGGACAAGATGCAGACCACGGCGGGCTCACTCGCGCTGGTGGGCGCCGTGCCTTCTCGCGATGCGTTCATCGTGGAGCGGCTGCGCGCCGCCGGTGCCGTCCTCCTGGGCAAGACGAACCTCAGTGAATGGGCCAACTTCCGCTCCACGCACTCGATGAGCGGCTGGAGCGGGCGCGGCGGCCTGTGTCGCAACCCCTATGCTCTCGACCGGACCCCTTCCGGTTCAAGCTCCGGTTCGGGCGCGGCCACCGCGGCCAACTTCTGCGCCGTGTCGGTGGGCACGGAGACGGACGGCTCCATCGTCTCGCCCGCGTCCGCGTGTTCGCTGGTGGGGCTGAAGCCCACGGTGGGGCTCGTCAGCCGCGCGGGCATCATCCCCATCTCGTCGACCCAGGACACCGCGGGCCCCATGACGCGCACCGTGGCGGACGCCGCGGTGCTGCTGGGCGTGCTCGCGGGCGAGGACCCGCGCGACGCGGCCACCACCGCCAGCCGGGGCCACGCTCATCCGGACTACACGAAGTTCCTCGACCCCAAGGGGCTCGCGGGGGCGCGTATCGGTGTGCCGCGTGAGCGCTTCTTCGGCTACCACCCGGCCACGGACGCCATCGCGGAGCGCGCGCTCGAAGTGATGAAGGCGCAAGGGGCCGTGCTGGTGGACCTGGTGGCGCTGCCCAACGCCGCGAAGCTCGACGCGCCGGAGATGGAGGTGCTGCTGTATGAGTTCAAGGCGGGCCTGGAGGCCTGGCTCGCACAGCTCGGCGAAGGCGCCCCCGTGCGGACGCTCGCGGACCTCATCGCCTTCAACGAGAAGAACCGCGAGCGCGAGATGCCCTACTTCGGCCAGGAGCTACTGCTCCAGGCGCAGAAGAAGGGTCCGCTCACCGACGCCGCCTACAAGAAGGCGCTCGCGGCGTGCCGCCGGTACTCGCGCGCCGAGGGCGTGGACGCGGTGATGAACAAGCACAAGCTGGATGCGCTCGTAGCCCCGACCCAGGCACCGGCGGGTCCCATCGACCTGGTGCTGGGCGACCACTGGCTGGGCAGCAGCTCCACGCCCGCCGCCGTCTCCGGCTACCCCAGCATCACCGTGCCCGCGGGCGATGTTCATGGGCTGCCGGTGGGGGTGTCCTTCATCGGCCGCGCCTGGAGCGAGCCTGTGTTGCTCAAGCTCGCCTACGCCTACGAGCAGGCCTCGCACGCGCGCCGCAAGCCCGGGTTCGCCCGGAGCCTGAATCCGCGTGGCGGGTAG
- a CDS encoding DUF4386 domain-containing protein — translation MNISRLHSRSLGALFLLPFLAYGIGTALVTSVLEEPELLAGQRTLFVGGALLLLLDAFLVVGIGVLFFPILRERSQGIAVAYVCTRVMEALVLIVGVVFLLCILPLADSAPLERVTLVNLLSKGNFWAYQLAMIILGVGSVAFCLTLYRSRLLPAWLPLLGAVGYGSLALGCVLELFGLPWGLFFSGPGGLFELFLGGWLIARGFRTVTPSVAA, via the coding sequence ATGAACATCTCCCGCCTTCACTCCCGTTCCCTGGGCGCGCTCTTCCTCCTGCCGTTTCTTGCCTACGGCATCGGCACCGCGCTCGTCACCTCCGTCCTCGAGGAGCCGGAGCTGCTGGCCGGACAGAGGACGCTGTTCGTCGGAGGGGCGCTGCTGCTCCTGCTGGATGCCTTCCTCGTCGTCGGGATTGGCGTGCTGTTCTTCCCGATCCTCCGCGAGCGGAGCCAGGGCATCGCCGTCGCGTACGTCTGCACGCGGGTGATGGAGGCGCTGGTCCTCATCGTCGGAGTGGTGTTCCTGCTGTGCATCCTTCCGCTCGCGGACTCCGCGCCGCTGGAGCGGGTGACGCTGGTCAACCTTCTCTCGAAGGGGAACTTCTGGGCGTACCAGCTCGCGATGATCATCCTGGGCGTTGGCAGCGTGGCGTTCTGCCTGACGCTGTACCGCTCCCGGCTGCTTCCCGCGTGGCTCCCGCTGCTGGGCGCGGTGGGCTACGGGTCCCTGGCGCTGGGATGCGTGCTCGAGCTCTTCGGGCTGCCGTGGGGCCTCTTCTTCTCCGGGCCCGGAGGCCTGTTCGAGCTGTTCCTGGGCGGCTGGCTCATCGCCAGGGGGTTCCGGACGGTCACGCCTTCGGTCGCGGCGTAG
- a CDS encoding Crp/Fnr family transcriptional regulator, protein MKNKLVDYFRRIAPLSDEEAQAILDSMVVKTCLKGSHLLMAGQVSTEAYFVLQGCVRQYTVVDGEERSNGFFTEDEWVLSIHSMMNQTPADHFLVCAEDTTVVVGTEQREGDLYQRFPRFESISRRVMQKVLAEQQERFNSHLTDTPEERYLKLSKARPDLLQRIPQYQLASYIGVKPESLSRIRKRLATRGKPATPRPKA, encoded by the coding sequence ATGAAGAACAAGCTCGTCGACTACTTCCGCCGCATCGCTCCGCTGTCGGACGAGGAGGCCCAGGCCATCCTGGACAGCATGGTGGTGAAGACCTGCCTGAAGGGCTCGCACCTGCTCATGGCGGGACAGGTCTCCACGGAGGCCTACTTCGTCCTCCAGGGCTGCGTCCGCCAGTACACCGTCGTCGACGGTGAAGAGCGCAGCAACGGGTTCTTCACCGAGGACGAATGGGTCCTCTCGATTCACAGCATGATGAACCAGACCCCGGCGGATCACTTCCTGGTCTGCGCGGAAGACACCACGGTGGTGGTGGGCACCGAGCAACGCGAGGGGGACCTGTACCAGCGCTTCCCTCGCTTCGAGAGCATCTCCCGGAGGGTGATGCAGAAGGTCCTGGCGGAGCAGCAGGAGCGGTTCAACTCCCATCTCACCGATACCCCGGAGGAGCGCTACCTCAAGCTCTCCAAGGCGCGGCCGGACCTCCTCCAGCGGATCCCGCAGTACCAGTTGGCCAGCTACATCGGCGTGAAGCCCGAGTCGCTGAGCCGGATCCGCAAGCGGCTTGCCACGCGCGGCAAGCCGGCTACGCCGCGACCGAAGGCGTGA
- a CDS encoding amidohydrolase, protein MKTLPLLPLLFACVAALGGPVLAAEPPPPVLAGLDALYPELDALYRDLHQTPELSLQEEKTAAKLAERLRELGFEVTPKVGGHGVVALLRNGKGPTVMLRTDLDGLPVEEKTGLPYASRTKAKDGAGTEVPVMHACGHDVHMTSWIGTATLLARTKDRWRGTLMLVGQPAEEIGAGARQMLADGLFKRFPKPDVAVAMHTVANAAAGTVRFTPGYALASVDSVDVTLYGKGGHGAYPHTTVDPVVMAARTVLSLQTLVSREKSPLEPAVITVGSIHGGTKHNIIPDEVRLQLTVRTYKPEVRKALLAGIERIAKAEAMASGAPRPPDVKVTEGTPATFNDPALTKRLVDAVAKVMGDKNLGETPSVMGGEDFSEYGRAGVPSVMLWLGITEPKRFAEAKGTEEALPSPHSPLYAPDRERALRTGVTLLTTSALELLGRP, encoded by the coding sequence GTGAAAACGCTCCCCCTGCTTCCCCTGCTCTTCGCCTGTGTGGCGGCGCTTGGCGGCCCCGTGCTCGCGGCGGAGCCCCCTCCTCCGGTCCTCGCGGGCCTGGACGCGCTCTACCCCGAACTGGACGCGCTCTACCGCGACCTGCACCAGACGCCCGAGCTGTCACTCCAGGAGGAGAAGACGGCGGCGAAGCTGGCCGAGCGCCTGCGCGAGCTCGGCTTTGAGGTGACCCCGAAGGTGGGCGGGCACGGCGTGGTGGCCCTGTTGCGCAACGGCAAGGGGCCCACGGTGATGCTGCGCACGGACCTGGACGGGCTGCCGGTGGAGGAGAAGACGGGGCTGCCCTACGCCAGCAGGACGAAGGCGAAGGATGGCGCAGGGACGGAGGTCCCGGTGATGCACGCGTGCGGGCACGACGTGCACATGACGTCATGGATTGGCACGGCCACGCTGCTGGCGCGGACGAAGGACCGGTGGCGGGGCACGCTGATGCTGGTGGGACAGCCGGCCGAGGAGATTGGAGCGGGGGCCCGGCAGATGCTGGCGGATGGCCTCTTCAAGCGCTTCCCCAAGCCGGACGTCGCCGTGGCCATGCACACCGTGGCCAACGCCGCGGCGGGGACGGTGCGGTTCACCCCCGGTTATGCGCTGGCGAGCGTGGACTCGGTGGACGTCACCCTCTACGGCAAGGGCGGGCACGGCGCGTATCCACACACCACCGTGGATCCGGTGGTGATGGCTGCGCGGACCGTCCTCTCGCTGCAGACGCTCGTCAGCCGGGAGAAGAGCCCGCTGGAGCCGGCGGTCATCACGGTGGGCTCCATCCACGGTGGCACCAAGCACAACATCATCCCGGACGAGGTGCGCCTGCAGCTCACGGTGCGCACGTACAAGCCGGAGGTGCGCAAGGCGCTGCTGGCCGGCATCGAGCGCATCGCCAAGGCGGAGGCGATGGCCTCCGGAGCGCCCCGCCCGCCCGACGTCAAGGTCACCGAAGGCACGCCCGCCACCTTCAATGACCCCGCGCTCACGAAGCGGCTGGTGGACGCGGTGGCGAAGGTGATGGGCGACAAGAACCTCGGCGAGACGCCGTCCGTCATGGGCGGAGAGGACTTCTCCGAGTATGGCCGCGCGGGCGTGCCCTCGGTGATGTTGTGGCTGGGCATCACCGAGCCCAAACGCTTCGCCGAGGCCAAGGGCACGGAGGAGGCGCTGCCCTCCCCGCACTCGCCCCTCTACGCGCCGGACCGCGAGCGCGCGCTGCGCACCGGCGTCACCTTGCTGACCACCTCCGCGCTGGAGCTGCTGGGCAGGCCCTGA
- a CDS encoding methyltransferase domain-containing protein — protein sequence MSLGVQWALLEQFAFVQENVEPELLLLDVRARPELQALWAALQARALLVTEALDAAGDDVAQQLRTGDLSPARFREQWEGLGFIEATGRASTAADDWLEGLLRISRITTGQDRPPFGQVNMASRAQRISDFLSITSPGPRDVVYDLGCGNGKFAITVAASSSARVKGVEYGQTYVESARRNSQRFALPNLEFIHADVRDVDMSDGTAFYLYFPFWGEVAHAVARMLGDVAKTRDITVYASGPRHDYGEHFLEQVSQGALYLAPPRHDFADVMVLRSAAFA from the coding sequence TTGAGCCTGGGCGTTCAGTGGGCACTGCTTGAGCAGTTCGCCTTCGTGCAGGAGAACGTGGAACCGGAGTTGCTCCTGCTCGATGTGCGGGCCCGTCCGGAGCTCCAGGCGCTCTGGGCCGCGCTGCAGGCGCGTGCACTCCTGGTCACCGAGGCGCTGGATGCGGCCGGAGATGACGTCGCCCAGCAGCTTCGAACGGGGGACCTCTCACCGGCGCGCTTCCGCGAGCAGTGGGAGGGGCTCGGCTTCATTGAAGCCACGGGCCGCGCGAGCACGGCGGCGGATGACTGGCTCGAGGGCCTGCTGCGCATCTCACGCATCACCACCGGCCAGGACCGCCCCCCGTTCGGTCAGGTGAACATGGCCTCGCGGGCCCAGCGCATCTCCGACTTCCTCTCCATCACGAGCCCGGGGCCGCGCGACGTGGTCTACGATCTCGGCTGCGGCAACGGGAAGTTCGCCATCACCGTCGCCGCGAGCTCCTCTGCTCGGGTCAAGGGCGTGGAGTATGGACAGACGTATGTCGAGTCCGCGCGCCGCAACAGCCAACGTTTCGCGCTGCCAAACCTGGAGTTCATCCACGCGGATGTCCGCGATGTGGACATGTCGGACGGCACCGCGTTCTATCTCTACTTCCCCTTCTGGGGAGAGGTGGCGCACGCGGTGGCCCGGATGCTCGGGGACGTGGCGAAGACGCGGGACATCACCGTGTACGCCTCGGGCCCCCGCCACGACTATGGCGAGCACTTCCTCGAGCAGGTGTCGCAGGGGGCGCTGTATCTCGCGCCGCCGCGTCACGACTTCGCCGATGTGATGGTCCTGCGCAGCGCCGCCTTCGCGTGA
- a CDS encoding IPT/TIG domain-containing protein, protein MLWLTLWALTGCIEQRDAEVLPDPGTSTDSTCEGVAPRTLEEVHAAHFAAERPTGCTVGCHDTGAGGLTFRDAHELWLATVRQPSHGDSSRLLVEPGHPERSLLYLKLRPDAQGRMPQGGPFLDAAALQDVAGWICAGAPEPSTSVTDGGLPARPVPTLDTLTPSAVQEGVGEVVLSVGGGGFVDESQVEVDGIAMPTTPDGPQRLEARVAASVTARAGTHQVRVVTPAPGGGASASLDFTVTATGVVLPTVFSLSPCGTVAGSGAFTLTVHGMNFKEGASLSFNGTTVAATFISPEELRASIPAALVASAPGGNAVTVTVVHPAPGRETSAPVTFGVASKVSTLASDVQPIFTATCATSGCHATASTPVNLTAGNAYNELVGVPTSSKGCGQRLRVQACGPLRAQSFLIDKILATNSSPACSGGAMPKGSPLSAAQKQAVIDWVAQGAPR, encoded by the coding sequence TTGCTGTGGCTCACATTGTGGGCGCTGACAGGCTGCATCGAGCAGCGAGACGCCGAGGTGCTCCCCGATCCCGGCACCTCCACCGATAGTACCTGCGAGGGCGTTGCCCCCCGCACGCTGGAGGAGGTCCACGCGGCGCACTTCGCCGCGGAGCGCCCCACGGGCTGCACGGTGGGATGTCATGACACCGGCGCGGGCGGCCTGACGTTCCGTGACGCCCACGAGCTGTGGCTGGCCACCGTGCGGCAGCCCTCGCACGGCGACTCCTCGCGCCTGCTCGTGGAGCCCGGCCACCCGGAGCGCAGCCTCCTGTACCTCAAGCTTCGGCCGGACGCGCAGGGACGCATGCCGCAGGGCGGGCCCTTCCTGGACGCCGCCGCGCTGCAAGACGTCGCCGGGTGGATCTGCGCCGGTGCGCCGGAGCCGTCCACCTCCGTCACGGATGGCGGCCTGCCCGCCCGCCCGGTTCCCACGCTCGACACCCTCACGCCCTCCGCCGTGCAGGAGGGGGTGGGCGAGGTGGTGCTCTCCGTGGGAGGCGGTGGCTTCGTGGACGAAAGCCAGGTGGAGGTGGACGGCATCGCCATGCCCACGACCCCTGACGGTCCGCAGCGGCTGGAGGCCCGCGTGGCGGCGTCCGTGACGGCGCGGGCCGGTACGCACCAGGTGCGCGTCGTCACTCCGGCGCCAGGGGGCGGCGCCAGCGCCAGCCTCGACTTCACCGTCACCGCGACGGGCGTGGTGCTCCCCACGGTGTTCTCGCTGTCCCCCTGCGGCACGGTGGCGGGCTCGGGGGCGTTCACCCTCACCGTGCATGGCATGAACTTCAAGGAGGGCGCGAGCCTCTCCTTCAACGGCACGACGGTGGCGGCGACCTTCATCAGCCCCGAAGAGCTGCGCGCCTCCATTCCCGCCGCGCTGGTGGCCTCCGCGCCCGGTGGCAATGCCGTCACAGTCACCGTCGTCCACCCGGCACCGGGCAGGGAGACGTCCGCGCCCGTGACGTTCGGCGTGGCCAGCAAGGTGTCCACGCTCGCGTCGGACGTGCAACCCATCTTCACGGCGACCTGCGCCACCAGCGGTTGTCATGCGACCGCGTCCACGCCGGTGAACCTCACCGCGGGCAACGCCTACAACGAACTCGTCGGCGTCCCCACCAGCAGCAAGGGCTGTGGCCAGCGGCTGCGCGTGCAGGCCTGTGGCCCGCTGCGCGCACAGAGCTTCCTCATCGACAAGATCCTCGCGACCAACAGCAGCCCCGCGTGCTCCGGTGGCGCCATGCCCAAGGGAAGCCCGCTGTCGGCCGCGCAGAAGCAGGCCGTCATCGACTGGGTCGCCCAGGGCGCACCCCGGTAG